A genomic stretch from Clavelina lepadiformis chromosome 5, kaClaLepa1.1, whole genome shotgun sequence includes:
- the LOC143460683 gene encoding fatty acid-binding protein, adipocyte-like: MTQAMNGTWKMISSENFDAYMKALGVNAFVRKMISLAKPKVVININHNDFLYQSVSSLRKIETKCKLGEEFQEDIPDGNKCKSLIVMDGNKIIHTQKWDNDTKQTTIERFVDNEGHLIMEFTYQDVTCKRMYERA; encoded by the exons ATGACGCAAGCAATGAACGGAACTTGGAAGATGATATCGTCAGAAAATTTTGATGCTTACATGAAAGCTTTAG GAGTCAACGCATTTGTTCGGAAGATGATATCACTAGCCAAACCCAAAGTAGTGATCAATATCAACCACAATGACTTTCTGTACCAAAGCGTCAGCAGCttaagaaaaattgaaacaaagtgCAAATTAGGCGAAGAATTCCAAGAGGATATCCCGGATGGAAATAAATGCAAG TCTCTTATAGTCATGGATGgcaataaaataattcatACACAAAAATGGGACAACGACACCAAACAAACAACCATTGAAAGATTCGTTGACAATGAAGGCCATTTAATTATG GAATTTACCTATCAAGATGTCACATGCAAAAGAATGTATGAAAGAGCTTAA
- the LOC143460681 gene encoding myelin P2 protein-like, giving the protein MTGKFNGLWKLKSNENADELMARLGTNAWLRKIANLMDFKVKLSIQDNGFYTCKSITRVRNFKTCCRMGIWFDEECLDGRRTKSIIKYEDGMLIQIQKWKGKQTYTTAIINDNDEMVAVIKYEDIVCRRTFKRLRDKIAIEDNPGSAV; this is encoded by the exons ATGACCGGCAAGTTTAACGGTCTTTGGAAGTTGAAGTCAAATGAAAATGCTGATGAGCTTATGGCACGCCTAG GTACGAATGCCTGGCTGCGAAAAATAGCTAATCTGATGGATTTCAAAGTAAAACTATCTATCCAAGACAACGGTTTTTACACATGCAAAAGCATCACACGTGTGCGCAACTTCAAAACCTGTTGCAGAATGGGAATCTGGTTTGATGAGGAATGCCTAGATGGTAGAAGAACTAAG TCtattataaaatatgaagACGGTATGCTTATCCAAATTCAAAAGTGGAAAGGCAAACAAACCTACACCACAGCTATTATCAACGATAATGATGAAATGGTGGCA GTTATCAAATATGAAGACATTGTCTGCCGAAGGACTTTTAAACGACTTCGTGATAAGATTGCAATCGAAGACAACCCTGGCAGCGCTGTATGA
- the LOC143460682 gene encoding fatty acid-binding protein, liver-like, producing MAAKLNGKWKMKNSENFDEYMKALGVGLALRKLGNIAKPVLTIEIKGSAIKMKSVSTAKTVNSECTLDQEWDEETADGRKCKSIMTMEGDKLVQRQKWEGKESILTRYVDGDDLLQIECVLGNIVSKRTYERAEK from the exons atggCGGCTAAATTGAATGGAAAATGGAAGATGAaaaactctgaaaattttgacgAATACATGAAAGCTTTAG GCGTTGGGCTCGCCTTGAGGAAATTGGGAAACATTGCGAAACCCGTACTCACAATTGAAATCAAAGGATCAGCTATAAAAATGAAGAGCGTGAGCACTGCTAAGACAGTGAATAGTGAATGTACATTGGACCAAGAATGGGACGAAGAAACCGCAGACGGTCGCAAGTGCAAG AGCATTATGACGATGGAAGGTGACAAGCTTGTTCAACGCCAAAAGTGGGAAGGCAAAGAATCTATCCTCACCAGATATGTAGACGGCGATGATCTTCTTCAAATT GAATGTGTTTTGGGAAACATCGTGAGCAAGCGTACGTACGAAAGAGCAGAGAAGTGA
- the LOC143458901 gene encoding uncharacterized protein LOC143458901 yields MADSPVGAFQALFDNHMLKHIQQCTNVEARRVLGNEDWEFWLAVDVESKYILNAIPYLGKDKSRPPTQRLSDNVVMNLMQPFMGKGRNVTTENFFTSFLLAKELKKKKTSRVGTMNKVRRELPASAKCLQQRYFSKLMKAGDVATLTAYQCKPKKSVCILSSLHQSVELGTSDKKKPETVEFDNKTKCGVMTWLIKWPGSIQSKQIKQQRYDCKTSHSAECS; encoded by the exons ATGGCAGACTCCCCCGTTGGTGCTTTTCAAGCTCTATTTGATAACCATATGTTGAAACACATTCAACAGTGTACCAATGTGGAAGCTCGAAGGGTCCTAGGAAATGAAGACTGGGAG TTCTGGCTGGCGGTTGATGTGGAATCGAAGTACATCCTAAATGCTATTCCATATCTGGGCAAAGATAAGTCACGTCCACCCACCCAAAGGCTTAGTGATAACGTTGTCATGAATCTCATGCAACCATTTATGGGTAAAGGTAGAAATGTTACAACCGAAAACTTTTTCACGTCGTTTTTACTTGCCAAAGAgctgaaaaagaagaaaaccaGTCGTGTTGGAACTATGAACAAGGTTAGACGTGAGCTGCCTGCATCTGCAAAATGCTTGCAGCAACGCTATTTTAGTAAGCTCATGAAGGCAGGCGATGTGGCAACTCTGACTGCATATCAGTGTAAGCCCAAGAAAAGCGTTTGTATTCTTAGTTCTCTGCACCAGTCTGTTGAACTTGGCACATCTGACAAAAAGAAACCGGAGACAGTAGAATTTGATAACAAGACCAAATGTGGTGTTATGACGTGGCTGATCAAATGGCCAGGCAGTATTCAGTCAAAGCAG ATCAAGCAGCAACGCTACGATTGCAAGACCTCACACAGTGCCGAGTGCTCGTGA